In Sphingomonas phyllosphaerae, one DNA window encodes the following:
- a CDS encoding NUDIX domain-containing protein, producing the protein MVKLFLPLAYWLRRRAMALVGWRTHGVKLLVFDRAGRVLLVRHRYGRSDLHMLPGGGIARREPPAVAAARELREETGCIAQELALFARYESRTEGRRDTVHLFVASSDDTPVVDGRELAEAGFHPLDALPATLSPATQRRIDEWRGHRVRGNDW; encoded by the coding sequence ATGGTGAAGCTGTTTTTGCCGCTGGCGTACTGGCTGCGCCGCCGCGCGATGGCGCTGGTCGGCTGGCGCACGCACGGGGTCAAGTTGCTGGTCTTCGATCGCGCCGGCCGGGTGCTGCTGGTCCGGCATCGCTACGGCCGCAGCGATCTGCACATGCTCCCCGGTGGCGGGATCGCGCGCCGCGAGCCGCCGGCCGTGGCGGCGGCCCGCGAACTGCGTGAGGAAACCGGGTGTATCGCGCAGGAGCTGGCGCTCTTCGCCCGATATGAATCACGCACGGAGGGGCGGCGCGACACGGTTCACCTTTTCGTCGCGAGCAGCGACGATACGCCGGTGGTCGACGGGCGCGAACTGGCCGAAGCCGGATTCCATCCGCTCGATGCGCTGCCTGCCACCCTGTCCCCGGCGACGCAGCGGCGGATCGACGAATGGCGGGGCCACCGCGTGCGGGGTAACGACTGGTAG
- the ndhC gene encoding NADH-quinone oxidoreductase subunit A, with translation MVDLSQYLPILLFLGVALALSSAFVFLPMAVAKLTGAAKPTPEKLAEYECGFPAFEDSRSQFDVRFYLVAILFIIFDLEAAFLYPWAVSVFSLGWTAWISMMIFIAELALGLVYAWKKGALEWE, from the coding sequence GTGGTCGATCTGTCGCAATACCTACCGATCCTCCTGTTCCTGGGAGTGGCGCTCGCCTTGTCGAGCGCGTTCGTGTTCCTGCCGATGGCGGTCGCCAAGCTGACCGGCGCGGCCAAACCCACGCCCGAAAAGCTGGCCGAATATGAATGCGGCTTCCCCGCGTTCGAGGACAGCCGCTCGCAATTCGACGTGCGTTTCTATCTGGTCGCCATCCTGTTCATCATCTTCGATCTCGAAGCGGCGTTCCTATATCCTTGGGCAGTCAGCGTTTTCTCGCTTGGCTGGACCGCATGGATCTCGATGATGATCTTTATCGCCGAACTCGCGCTCGGCCTTGTCTACGCGTGGAAGAAGGGAGCGCTGGAGTGGGAGTAG
- a CDS encoding NADH-quinone oxidoreductase subunit B produces the protein MGLVNNPEPGRGVIAPDQGFFDGLNGELNDKGFLVTSTEELFQWARTGSLWWMTFGLACCAVEMIHVNMPRYDMERFGAAPRASPRQSDVMIVAGTLCNKMAPALRKVYDQMSEPKYVISMGSCANGGGYYHYSYSVVRGCDRVVPVDIYVPGCPPTAEALLYGVMQLQRKIRRAGSIER, from the coding sequence ATCGGGCTCGTCAACAATCCCGAGCCGGGTCGTGGGGTGATCGCGCCCGACCAGGGCTTTTTCGATGGTCTGAACGGCGAGCTGAACGACAAGGGTTTCCTCGTCACCTCGACCGAGGAACTGTTCCAATGGGCGCGCACCGGCTCGCTGTGGTGGATGACGTTCGGGCTCGCATGCTGCGCGGTCGAGATGATCCACGTCAACATGCCGCGCTACGACATGGAGCGGTTCGGGGCCGCGCCGCGCGCGTCGCCGCGCCAGTCGGACGTGATGATCGTCGCCGGTACGCTCTGCAACAAGATGGCGCCGGCGCTCCGCAAGGTCTACGATCAGATGTCGGAGCCGAAATACGTCATCTCGATGGGCTCGTGCGCCAATGGCGGCGGCTATTATCACTATAGCTACAGCGTCGTGCGCGGCTGCGATCGCGTGGTGCCGGTCGACATCTACGTCCCCGGCTGTCCGCCGACCGCCGAGGCGTTGCTGTACGGCGTGATGCAGTTGCAGCGGAAGATCCGCCGTGCCGGGAGCATCGAACGGTGA
- a CDS encoding NADH-quinone oxidoreductase subunit C, whose product MRAPAPAYAAQLNDATIDAARAAIGGALLDAVEIAGEVQLHVTRDGLVAALTALRDTPGLEYQQLMEIAGVDYPERAERFEVVYCLLSLTRNHRLHVHVGATEDTPVPSVTDIWPVAGWLEREVYDMYGVLFSGNRDLRRILTDYGFRGHPFRKDFPLTGFVELRYSEEQKRVVYEPVKLAQDFRTFDFTSPWEGAEYVLPGDEKAKLPEAKGAPTPATATEVQKAGAVETPKQDAPAPSQPYAKKDTTSTAETGAGRAESDAEPKPADPDVVPSKGGGQNQ is encoded by the coding sequence GTGAGGGCGCCGGCTCCTGCCTATGCGGCGCAGCTCAACGATGCGACGATCGACGCGGCGCGTGCCGCGATCGGTGGCGCGTTGCTCGATGCGGTCGAGATCGCGGGCGAGGTGCAGTTGCACGTCACGCGCGACGGGCTGGTCGCGGCGCTGACCGCGCTGCGCGACACGCCCGGGCTCGAATATCAGCAGCTGATGGAGATCGCGGGGGTCGACTATCCGGAGCGCGCCGAGCGGTTCGAGGTCGTCTATTGCCTGTTGTCGCTGACGCGCAACCACCGGCTGCACGTCCATGTCGGCGCGACCGAGGACACGCCGGTGCCGTCGGTGACCGACATCTGGCCGGTCGCTGGCTGGCTGGAGCGCGAGGTATACGACATGTACGGCGTGCTGTTCTCGGGCAACCGCGACCTGCGCCGCATCCTGACCGACTATGGCTTCCGCGGGCACCCGTTCCGCAAGGACTTCCCGCTGACCGGGTTCGTCGAGCTGCGCTATTCGGAAGAGCAGAAGCGCGTCGTCTATGAGCCGGTGAAGCTGGCGCAGGATTTCCGCACCTTCGACTTCACCAGCCCGTGGGAAGGCGCGGAATACGTGCTGCCGGGTGACGAAAAGGCGAAGCTGCCCGAGGCGAAGGGCGCGCCGACCCCGGCGACCGCGACCGAGGTGCAGAAGGCCGGCGCGGTCGAGACGCCGAAGCAGGACGCCCCGGCACCGAGCCAGCCTTATGCCAAGAAGGACACGACCAGCACCGCCGAAACCGGCGCGGGGCGTGCCGAAAGCGATGCCGAGCCGAAGCCGGCCGACCCCGATGTCGTGCCGTCGAAGGGCGGAGGGCAGAACCAATGA
- a CDS encoding NADH-quinone oxidoreductase subunit D: MTDTYVQKEQAVDREVDPAIEKILHATDAAHPTEGDVAIQNYTINFGPQHPAAHGVLRLVMELNGEIIERIDPHVGLLHRGTEKLIEYKTYAQAIPYFDRLDYCSPACMEHTFVLAIEKLLDLEVPIRAQYLRVFFAELTRISNHMLNLGSHVMDVGAMTPNLWLFEIREDCYGFLERATGARMHHNYFRPGGVHQDVPLKLLTDIADWLDTRLPRLFEDAISLVADNRIFKQRNVDIATVSREDAIKWGFSGPMIRAAGIPWDLRKSQPYDVYAKMDFDVPVGTRGDCYDRFMVRVEEVRQSARIMKQCLAEMPEGPIASLDRKVVPPKRAEMKRSMEALIHHFKLYTEGYHVPAGEVYVATESPKGEFGVYLVSDGTNKPYRCKIRPTAFSHLQAMDFMSRGHMLADTTAILGAMDIVFGECDR; encoded by the coding sequence ATGACCGACACGTACGTCCAGAAGGAGCAGGCGGTCGATCGCGAGGTCGATCCCGCGATCGAGAAGATCCTGCACGCGACCGACGCCGCGCACCCGACCGAGGGCGACGTGGCGATCCAGAATTACACGATCAACTTCGGTCCGCAGCATCCCGCGGCGCACGGCGTGCTGCGGCTCGTGATGGAGTTGAACGGCGAGATCATCGAGCGGATCGATCCGCACGTCGGGCTGCTGCATCGCGGCACCGAGAAGCTGATCGAGTACAAGACCTATGCGCAGGCGATCCCGTATTTCGATCGCCTCGATTATTGCTCGCCGGCGTGCATGGAGCATACCTTCGTGCTCGCGATCGAGAAATTGCTCGATCTCGAGGTGCCGATCCGCGCGCAGTACCTCCGCGTGTTCTTCGCCGAGCTGACGCGCATCTCGAACCACATGCTCAACCTCGGGTCGCACGTCATGGACGTCGGCGCGATGACGCCGAACCTGTGGCTATTCGAAATTCGCGAGGATTGTTACGGCTTCCTCGAGCGCGCGACCGGCGCGCGGATGCACCACAATTACTTCCGCCCCGGCGGGGTTCACCAGGATGTGCCGCTCAAGCTGCTGACCGATATCGCCGACTGGCTCGACACGCGGCTGCCGCGGCTGTTCGAGGATGCGATCAGCCTCGTCGCCGACAACCGCATCTTCAAGCAGCGCAACGTCGATATCGCGACGGTGAGCCGTGAGGACGCGATCAAATGGGGCTTCTCCGGCCCGATGATCCGTGCTGCCGGCATTCCGTGGGATTTGCGCAAGTCGCAGCCGTACGACGTCTATGCGAAGATGGACTTCGACGTGCCGGTCGGCACGCGCGGCGATTGCTACGACCGCTTCATGGTGCGCGTCGAGGAAGTCCGCCAGTCGGCGCGGATCATGAAGCAATGCCTCGCCGAGATGCCGGAAGGGCCGATCGCCTCGCTCGACCGAAAGGTGGTGCCGCCAAAGCGCGCCGAGATGAAGCGCTCGATGGAAGCGCTGATCCACCACTTCAAGCTGTACACCGAGGGCTATCACGTTCCCGCGGGCGAAGTGTATGTCGCGACCGAAAGCCCGAAGGGCGAGTTCGGCGTGTATCTGGTCAGCGACGGTACCAACAAGCCGTATCGCTGCAAGATCCGTCCGACCGCTTTCTCGCACCTGCAGGCGATGGACTTCATGAGCCGCGGGCACATGCTGGCGGACACCACCGCCATCCTGGGCGCGATGGATATCGTTTTTGGCGAATGTGACCGCTGA
- a CDS encoding NAD(P)H-dependent oxidoreductase subunit E → MADAPIIPDEAEVRARWGAFQWNDDSKAKRDAILSRYPAGREQSASIPLLDLAQRQVGAETQTQGWLPVPVIEFVAREIGVPYMRVYEVATFYTMFNLAPVGRFHVQVCGTTPCMLRGSDDVLAACKNKGLIKGKTTPDGLFTLTEVECMGNCASAPMVQINDDNYEDLDYDRTIAILETLANGGTPKPGTQEPGRHTVEPKGGPTSLTAMVTENHDYRDEWNVAAQGADA, encoded by the coding sequence ATGGCTGACGCACCTATCATTCCCGACGAGGCCGAGGTCCGCGCGCGCTGGGGCGCGTTCCAGTGGAACGACGACAGCAAGGCGAAGCGTGACGCGATCCTGTCGCGCTACCCGGCCGGGCGCGAGCAATCGGCCTCGATCCCGTTGCTCGATCTGGCACAGCGCCAGGTCGGCGCGGAGACGCAGACGCAAGGATGGCTGCCCGTTCCGGTGATCGAGTTCGTCGCGCGCGAGATCGGCGTGCCCTATATGCGCGTGTACGAGGTTGCGACCTTCTACACGATGTTCAACCTCGCGCCGGTCGGCCGCTTCCACGTGCAGGTATGCGGGACGACGCCGTGCATGTTGCGCGGGTCGGACGACGTGCTGGCGGCGTGCAAGAACAAGGGCCTCATCAAGGGCAAGACCACGCCGGACGGCCTGTTCACGCTGACCGAGGTCGAGTGTATGGGCAATTGCGCGTCGGCGCCGATGGTGCAGATCAACGACGACAATTACGAAGACCTCGACTACGATCGCACGATCGCGATCCTCGAGACGCTGGCGAACGGCGGCACCCCGAAGCCGGGCACGCAAGAGCCGGGTCGCCATACGGTCGAGCCGAAGGGTGGACCGACCTCGCTGACGGCGATGGTGACCGAAAACCACGATTACCGCGACGAATGGAACGTCGCGGCGCAGGGAGCGGACGCATGA
- the nuoF gene encoding NADH-quinone oxidoreductase subunit NuoF, giving the protein MSLLGKTLEDRDRIFTNLYGYQSWRLDAAMARGDWDNTKALLELGQDKIIDVIKASGLRGRGGAGFPTGTKWSFMPKEPKPDRPNFLVINADESEPGSCKDREIIRHDPHKLIEGALVAGFAMRARAAYIYIRGEYIREAEVLFAAVAEAYDKGLVGKNACGSGYDFDVFVHRGAGAYICGEETAMLESLEGKKGQPRLKPPFPAGAGLYGCPTTVNNVESIAVAPTILRRGASWFSSFGAENNKGTKLFQISGHVNTPCVVEEAMSIPFRELIEKHCGGIRGGWDNLLAVIPGGSSVPLVPAKDIIDAPMDFDGLKAVGSGLGTAAVIVMDKSTDVVRAIARLSYFYKHESCGQCTPCREGTGWMWRVMERLRTGDAEIGEIDMLQQVTKQVEGHSICALGDAAAWPIQGLIRHFRPELERRINERGGNVAPMQEAAE; this is encoded by the coding sequence ATGAGCCTGCTCGGAAAAACCCTCGAAGATCGGGACCGCATCTTCACCAACCTCTACGGCTATCAGTCGTGGCGGCTGGACGCGGCGATGGCGCGCGGCGACTGGGACAACACCAAGGCGCTGCTGGAGCTTGGCCAGGACAAGATCATCGACGTCATCAAGGCGTCGGGGCTGCGCGGGCGCGGCGGGGCCGGGTTCCCGACCGGGACCAAATGGTCGTTCATGCCCAAGGAGCCGAAGCCGGACCGGCCGAACTTCCTCGTCATCAATGCCGATGAATCCGAGCCGGGCTCGTGCAAGGACCGTGAGATCATCCGCCACGATCCGCACAAGCTGATCGAGGGCGCGCTGGTGGCGGGCTTCGCGATGCGCGCGCGCGCGGCGTACATCTACATCCGCGGCGAATATATCCGCGAGGCCGAGGTGTTGTTCGCGGCGGTCGCCGAAGCGTACGACAAGGGCCTCGTCGGCAAGAACGCCTGCGGGTCGGGCTATGACTTCGACGTCTTCGTCCACCGCGGCGCGGGCGCGTACATCTGCGGCGAAGAGACCGCGATGCTCGAAAGCCTCGAAGGCAAGAAGGGCCAGCCGCGGCTCAAGCCGCCGTTCCCGGCCGGCGCGGGGCTGTATGGCTGCCCGACGACGGTCAACAACGTCGAGTCGATCGCGGTCGCGCCGACGATCCTGCGGCGCGGCGCTTCGTGGTTCTCCAGCTTCGGCGCGGAGAACAACAAGGGCACCAAGCTCTTCCAGATCTCGGGCCATGTGAACACGCCGTGCGTCGTCGAAGAGGCGATGAGCATCCCGTTCCGCGAACTGATCGAGAAGCATTGCGGCGGGATCCGCGGTGGCTGGGACAATCTGCTCGCGGTGATCCCGGGCGGGTCGTCGGTGCCGCTGGTGCCCGCGAAGGACATCATCGACGCACCGATGGACTTCGACGGCCTGAAGGCGGTCGGCTCCGGGCTCGGCACCGCGGCGGTGATCGTCATGGACAAGTCGACCGACGTGGTCCGTGCGATCGCGCGGCTGTCCTACTTCTACAAGCACGAGAGCTGCGGCCAGTGCACGCCGTGCCGTGAAGGTACCGGCTGGATGTGGCGCGTGATGGAGCGGCTGCGCACCGGCGACGCCGAGATCGGTGAGATCGACATGCTCCAGCAGGTGACGAAGCAGGTCGAGGGCCATTCGATCTGCGCGCTGGGCGACGCGGCGGCGTGGCCGATCCAGGGCCTGATCCGCCACTTCCGCCCCGAGCTGGAACGCCGCATCAACGAGCGTGGCGGCAACGTCGCCCCGATGCAGGAAGCTGCTGAATAA
- the nuoG gene encoding NADH-quinone oxidoreductase subunit NuoG: MPKVKVDGVEIEVPQGATVLQACELAGKEIPRFCYHERLSIAGNCRMCLVEVKPGPPKPQASCALPAAENQEIFTNTPMVKHAREGIMEFLLINHPLDCPICDQGGECDLQDQSIAYGRGHSRFDENKRAVTEKYMGPIVKTVMTRCIQCTRCIRFAEEVAGVEEIGAIYRGENMQITSYLEEAVTSELSGNVVDLCPVGALTSKPYAFEARPWELRKTLTIDVMDAVGTNIRLDSRGRQVLRAVPRVNDDVNEEWASDKTRHAVDGLVRKRLDRPYVRRDGKLHAVTWDEAFAAIAAVDHGGAVAAVAGDLVDCETMFAAKALLKGLGSSLLEGRQTGMDYDTSSLAAVNFNTTIAGTEEADAILLVGSNLRWEAPLVNTRIRKAIKKGAKVFAIGPETELTYKVDWLGTDLSVLGKLPERVTEAFGKASKPMVIVGGAALKGAHGAALGLVETLGLVKDAASTGSGQGWNGFNVVHMAASRMGGLMLGYAQKAGISALYDAKLTFFLGADECDHARFTGFKVYVGHHGDRGAHHADVILPGASYAEKSGTFVNLEGRVQRGERAVFPPGDAREDWTIFRALSERLGQTLPFDTLDELRAAMALDCPELATPGLKTFAWHAPALGTAAEGVLEGYPIKDFYLTNAICRASPTMQRCSAELVHGESFAEAAE; this comes from the coding sequence ATGCCCAAGGTCAAAGTCGACGGAGTCGAGATCGAGGTGCCGCAGGGCGCCACCGTGCTGCAGGCGTGCGAGCTGGCCGGCAAGGAGATCCCGCGCTTCTGCTATCACGAACGGCTGTCGATCGCCGGCAATTGCCGGATGTGTCTGGTCGAGGTGAAGCCGGGGCCGCCCAAGCCGCAGGCGAGCTGCGCGCTGCCGGCCGCGGAGAACCAGGAGATCTTCACCAACACGCCGATGGTGAAGCATGCCCGCGAGGGCATCATGGAATTCCTGCTCATCAACCATCCGCTCGATTGCCCAATCTGCGATCAGGGCGGCGAGTGCGACCTGCAGGACCAGTCGATCGCTTATGGCCGCGGGCATTCGCGCTTCGACGAGAACAAGCGCGCGGTCACCGAGAAATACATGGGGCCGATCGTCAAGACGGTCATGACCCGCTGCATCCAGTGCACGCGCTGCATCCGCTTCGCCGAGGAAGTCGCGGGCGTCGAGGAGATCGGCGCGATCTATCGCGGCGAGAACATGCAGATCACCTCCTATCTGGAGGAAGCGGTCACGTCCGAACTGTCGGGCAACGTCGTCGACCTCTGCCCGGTCGGCGCGCTGACCAGCAAGCCCTATGCGTTCGAGGCGCGTCCGTGGGAGCTGCGCAAGACGCTGACCATCGACGTGATGGACGCGGTCGGCACCAACATCCGGCTCGACAGCCGCGGGCGGCAGGTGCTGCGCGCGGTGCCGCGCGTCAACGACGACGTCAACGAGGAATGGGCGAGCGACAAGACCCGCCACGCGGTCGACGGGCTGGTGCGCAAGCGGCTCGACCGGCCGTATGTGCGCCGCGACGGCAAGCTGCATGCGGTGACGTGGGACGAGGCGTTCGCGGCGATCGCGGCGGTGGACCACGGCGGCGCGGTCGCGGCGGTCGCGGGCGATCTGGTCGATTGCGAGACGATGTTCGCGGCCAAGGCGCTGCTCAAGGGGCTCGGCTCCTCGCTGCTCGAAGGGCGGCAGACCGGCATGGACTATGACACGTCAAGCCTCGCCGCGGTGAACTTCAATACCACGATCGCGGGCACCGAAGAGGCGGACGCGATCCTGCTGGTCGGCAGCAACCTGCGCTGGGAAGCGCCGCTGGTGAACACGCGCATCCGCAAGGCGATCAAGAAGGGTGCGAAGGTCTTTGCGATCGGGCCGGAAACCGAGCTGACCTACAAGGTCGACTGGCTCGGCACCGACCTGTCGGTGCTCGGCAAGCTGCCGGAGCGCGTGACCGAGGCGTTCGGCAAGGCGAGCAAGCCGATGGTGATCGTCGGCGGCGCGGCGCTGAAGGGCGCGCATGGCGCGGCGCTCGGGCTGGTCGAGACGCTTGGGCTGGTCAAGGATGCCGCCTCGACAGGCTCGGGACAGGGCTGGAACGGCTTCAACGTCGTGCACATGGCGGCGTCGCGGATGGGCGGGCTGATGCTCGGCTATGCGCAAAAGGCCGGTATTTCCGCGCTGTACGATGCGAAGCTGACCTTCTTCCTCGGCGCCGACGAATGCGATCATGCGCGCTTCACCGGCTTCAAGGTCTATGTCGGCCATCACGGCGATCGTGGCGCGCATCATGCCGACGTGATCCTGCCGGGCGCGAGCTATGCCGAGAAGTCGGGGACGTTCGTCAATCTCGAGGGGCGTGTCCAGCGCGGCGAGCGCGCGGTGTTCCCGCCGGGCGACGCGCGCGAGGACTGGACGATCTTCCGCGCGCTGAGCGAGCGGCTCGGCCAGACGCTGCCGTTCGACACGCTCGACGAGCTGCGCGCGGCGATGGCGCTCGACTGTCCGGAGCTGGCGACGCCGGGGCTCAAGACCTTCGCATGGCACGCACCGGCGCTCGGCACGGCCGCGGAGGGCGTGCTCGAGGGCTATCCGATCAAGGACTTCTATCTGACCAACGCCATTTGCCGGGCGTCGCCGACGATGCAGCGCTGCTCGGCGGAACTGGTGCATGGCGAGAGCTTCGCGGAGGCGGCGGAGTGA
- the nuoH gene encoding NADH-quinone oxidoreductase subunit NuoH: protein MTDFFNHTIGLPYGWAWFLATIVGILAIALPLMLSVAMIIYADRKIWAAMALRRGPNVVGPFGLLQSFADGLKVFLQETIVPSAANRGLFLLAPIITFTVALIVWAVVPFQPGVVLANINVGLLYVLAASSLGVYGIILAGWSSNSKYPFFSAIRAAAQMVSYEVAIGFVLISVVMWAGSFNLTTIVEAQKGLYGFINGFGFNPLLFPMSVVFLISSLAETQRAPFDLTEAESELVAGYQTEYSSMAFALYWLGEYANVLLMCTLNATLFWGGYLPPFDWAPLYIVPGIIWLFAKILFFFFVFSWIKATVPRYRYDQLMRLGWKVFLPLSLFWVFLVSGVLMFMRVGV from the coding sequence GTGACCGACTTCTTCAATCATACGATCGGCCTTCCTTATGGCTGGGCGTGGTTCCTCGCGACGATCGTCGGCATTCTGGCGATCGCGCTGCCGCTGATGCTGTCGGTGGCGATGATCATCTATGCCGATCGCAAGATCTGGGCGGCGATGGCGTTGCGCCGCGGTCCGAACGTCGTCGGCCCGTTCGGGCTGTTGCAGTCGTTCGCGGACGGGCTGAAGGTCTTCCTTCAGGAGACGATCGTCCCGTCGGCGGCGAACCGCGGGCTGTTCCTGCTCGCGCCGATCATCACCTTCACGGTCGCGCTGATCGTCTGGGCGGTGGTGCCGTTCCAGCCGGGCGTGGTGCTGGCGAACATCAACGTCGGGTTGCTCTACGTGCTCGCGGCATCGTCGCTGGGCGTGTACGGGATCATTCTCGCCGGCTGGTCGTCGAACTCCAAATACCCGTTCTTCTCGGCGATCCGCGCCGCGGCACAGATGGTCAGCTATGAGGTTGCGATCGGCTTCGTGCTGATCTCGGTGGTGATGTGGGCGGGGTCGTTCAACCTGACGACGATCGTCGAGGCGCAGAAGGGGCTGTACGGCTTCATCAACGGCTTCGGGTTCAATCCCTTGCTGTTCCCGATGAGCGTCGTGTTCCTGATCTCGTCGCTGGCGGAGACGCAGCGCGCGCCTTTCGACCTGACCGAGGCGGAGAGCGAGCTGGTCGCGGGATACCAGACGGAATATTCGTCGATGGCGTTCGCGCTCTACTGGCTCGGCGAATATGCGAACGTGTTGCTGATGTGCACGCTCAACGCGACCTTGTTCTGGGGTGGCTATCTGCCGCCGTTCGACTGGGCACCGCTGTATATCGTGCCGGGGATCATCTGGCTGTTCGCCAAGATCCTGTTCTTCTTCTTCGTCTTCTCGTGGATCAAGGCGACGGTGCCGCGCTACCGGTACGACCAGCTGATGCGGCTGGGCTGGAAGGTGTTCCTGCCGCTGTCGCTGTTCTGGGTGTTCCTGGTGTCGGGCGTGCTGATGTTCATGCGCGTGGGAGTGTAA
- the nuoI gene encoding NADH-quinone oxidoreductase subunit NuoI has product MGIAQTIKAFTLYEFVKAHALTLKYFFKPKATINYPYEKNPLSPRFRGEHALRRYPNGEERCIACKLCEAVCPAQAITIEAEPRDDGSRRTTRYDIDMTKCIYCGLCQEACPVDAIVEGPNLDFSTETREELIYDKAKLLDNGDRWERAIAANLAADAPYR; this is encoded by the coding sequence ATGGGTATCGCGCAGACGATCAAGGCGTTCACGCTCTACGAGTTCGTGAAGGCGCATGCGCTGACGCTGAAGTATTTCTTCAAGCCGAAGGCGACGATCAACTATCCGTACGAAAAGAACCCGCTGAGCCCACGCTTCCGCGGCGAACATGCGCTGCGCCGCTATCCCAACGGGGAAGAGCGCTGCATCGCGTGCAAGCTGTGCGAGGCGGTGTGCCCGGCGCAGGCGATCACGATCGAGGCCGAGCCGCGCGACGACGGCAGCCGCCGCACGACGCGCTACGACATCGACATGACCAAGTGCATCTATTGCGGCCTGTGTCAGGAAGCGTGCCCGGTCGATGCGATCGTCGAGGGGCCGAACCTCGATTTCTCGACCGAGACGCGCGAGGAACTGATCTACGACAAGGCCAAGCTGCTCGACAACGGCGACCGGTGGGAACGCGCGATCGCCGCGAACCTTGCCGCCGACGCGCCGTACCGGTAG
- a CDS encoding NADH-quinone oxidoreductase subunit J, whose product MIQAIAFYLFALVVLVSGAMTISSRNPVHSVLWLILAFFNAAGLMVLVGAEFIAMLLVIVYVGAVAVLFLFVVMMLDIDFAELRAGFVRYFGIGLVLAVALVAEILIGVGAWSAGGIDLARRAAPTDHVVPNIVQIGNLLYTRYLFIFEGAGLVLLVAMIGAIVLTHRERSGSRYQNIARQNARRPQDATRNVRPEIGQGVQL is encoded by the coding sequence ATGATCCAGGCCATCGCCTTCTATCTGTTCGCGCTCGTCGTGCTGGTGTCCGGTGCGATGACGATTTCGTCGCGCAATCCGGTGCATTCGGTGCTGTGGCTGATCCTCGCATTCTTCAACGCCGCCGGCCTGATGGTGCTGGTCGGCGCCGAGTTCATCGCAATGCTGCTCGTGATCGTCTATGTCGGCGCGGTCGCGGTGCTGTTCCTGTTCGTGGTCATGATGCTCGACATCGACTTCGCCGAGCTGCGCGCCGGGTTCGTCCGCTATTTCGGGATCGGGCTGGTGCTCGCGGTGGCGCTGGTCGCCGAGATCCTGATCGGCGTCGGCGCATGGAGCGCGGGCGGGATCGACCTCGCGCGGCGCGCCGCGCCGACCGATCATGTCGTCCCGAACATCGTCCAGATCGGCAACCTGCTCTACACGCGCTATCTCTTCATCTTCGAGGGCGCGGGGCTGGTGCTGCTGGTCGCGATGATCGGCGCGATCGTGCTGACCCATCGCGAGCGGTCGGGGTCGCGTTACCAGAATATCGCGCGGCAGAACGCGCGCCGTCCGCAGGACGCGACGCGCAACGTGCGGCCGGAGATCGGGCAGGGGGTGCAGCTGTGA
- the nuoK gene encoding NADH-quinone oxidoreductase subunit NuoK encodes MSGGVGLVHYLVVAAILFTMGVLGIFLNRKNIIVILMAIELILLAVNINLVAFSAALQDLVGQVFAMFVLTVAAGEAAIGLAILVIFFRGRGSISVDDPSRMKG; translated from the coding sequence ATGTCGGGAGGCGTCGGCCTCGTCCACTATCTCGTCGTCGCGGCGATCCTGTTCACGATGGGCGTGCTGGGAATCTTCCTCAACCGCAAGAACATCATCGTCATCCTGATGGCGATCGAGCTGATCCTGCTGGCGGTGAACATCAACCTCGTCGCCTTCTCGGCGGCGTTGCAGGATCTCGTCGGGCAGGTGTTCGCGATGTTCGTGCTGACCGTCGCTGCTGGTGAGGCGGCGATCGGGCTCGCCATTCTCGTCATCTTCTTCCGCGGCCGCGGCTCGATCTCGGTCGACGATCCCAGCCGGATGAAGGGGTAA